A part of Paraliobacillus zengyii genomic DNA contains:
- a CDS encoding VOC family protein produces the protein MFRAIHHIAIICSDYQISKDFYTTKLGLDVLKETYRADRDSYKLDLAIGSTYVIELFSFPNAPNRPSYPEAQGLRHLAFTVEDIEKTITRLNDQGVETEPIRIDELTKKKFTFFSDPDGLPLEIYQA, from the coding sequence ATGTTTCGTGCCATTCATCATATTGCCATTATCTGTTCGGATTATCAGATTTCAAAAGATTTTTACACAACTAAATTAGGCCTGGATGTTCTCAAAGAAACATACAGAGCAGATAGAGATTCTTATAAGCTTGATCTCGCTATCGGTTCTACCTATGTGATTGAATTATTCTCATTTCCAAATGCACCAAATAGACCTAGTTATCCAGAAGCACAAGGACTACGACATCTTGCATTCACAGTAGAAGATATCGAAAAAACGATAACACGCCTAAATGATCAAGGAGTAGAAACAGAGCCCATTCGAATAGATGAATTGACAAAGAAAAAATTTACTTTTTTTAGTGATCCAGATGGATTGCCATTGGAGATTTATCAAGCATAA
- a CDS encoding aldo/keto reductase produces the protein MKYRRLGETDLDVSVIGLGTWQFGGEWGKDFTQKEVDAILDKANEKGINLLDTAECYGDHLSEEFIGNYLHSHNREDWILATKFGHHFHNNFERTRHWQADDVLKQLDQSLKSLKTEYIDLYQAHSCTDEEFKNDALWTMLDKQKQAGKIRHLGISLKSNKNPYQTQAAREVGATSIQVVYNCLDQAPEEEIFPIAQQNKLGVLARVPLASGYLSGKYKPGATFETSDVRSRHDKEETAKKLALVEEIANSEVPKDVPMATWALGWCLKHTAVTTVIPGCKNPEQVTKNAEAADLDIVSDTHPQHRSN, from the coding sequence ATGAAATACAGAAGACTTGGTGAAACAGACTTAGACGTTTCCGTAATTGGACTAGGTACTTGGCAATTTGGAGGTGAATGGGGAAAAGACTTCACCCAAAAAGAAGTCGATGCAATTCTAGATAAGGCAAATGAAAAAGGCATCAACTTACTAGATACTGCGGAGTGCTATGGCGATCATTTATCTGAGGAATTTATTGGTAATTATCTTCATTCACATAACCGAGAAGATTGGATTCTCGCAACAAAATTTGGCCATCACTTCCACAATAATTTTGAACGCACAAGACATTGGCAGGCTGATGACGTATTAAAACAGCTTGATCAATCATTAAAATCGCTCAAAACAGAGTACATTGATCTTTATCAAGCACATTCTTGTACAGATGAGGAATTTAAAAATGATGCTTTATGGACAATGTTAGATAAGCAAAAACAGGCAGGGAAAATACGCCATCTTGGTATTTCACTAAAATCAAATAAAAATCCTTATCAAACGCAAGCTGCTCGTGAGGTTGGGGCAACATCTATCCAAGTTGTCTACAATTGCTTAGATCAAGCACCTGAAGAGGAAATCTTTCCTATTGCTCAACAGAATAAGCTCGGCGTATTAGCTCGCGTACCACTTGCAAGTGGCTATCTGAGTGGCAAGTACAAACCAGGAGCTACCTTTGAAACTTCTGATGTTCGCTCACGTCATGATAAAGAAGAGACAGCAAAAAAATTAGCATTAGTAGAGGAAATTGCAAATTCAGAAGTTCCAAAAGATGTTCCTATGGCTACTTGGGCATTAGGATGGTGTCTCAAGCACACTGCTGTTACCACTGTTATTCCTGGCTGTAAAAACCCAGAACAAGTTACCAAAAATGCTGAAGCTGCCGATTTAGACATTGTATCGGATACACATCCACAACATCGAAGTAACTAA
- the ppc gene encoding phosphoenolpyruvate carboxylase: protein MQTNTDQLATVSLHRDVEYLNKILDKVLFHEGGEELLEKVNKMRSLTKSLRDTKDSSVYLQIKQEVSQLEHPLRQNVIRAFSTNLHLFNIAEQNYRSRRRREYQAQDETIIQPGSLEEGVNTLFENDVTPEKIGELLDKLSLELVITAHPTEATRRTMLRIHQRIADLLKASDYSSTRYSKKVIEETIENEITILWQSSEIRQKKPSVMKEVSNGLYFFDKVLFDVLPQLHQDLEDLLYEKYNKRWHVPSFLRFGSWIGGDRDGNPNVKAETTFKTLQTHRELVLSKYKDSLDKLKELLSQSARKVTITDELFKSIEEDQEELDYNGWHKEDEVYRIKLGLMLKRLTYTEEDHELGYKSAQELVDDLYLMQDSLSQHHPTQTPVKLLRKVIRQVEVFGFHLATLDVRNHSGEHEATLTEILRQVNITSSYKDLEEKEKMNLLIKVLEDPRPLISVYDEFSEGTQEMINTFRTIKDAKDTFGERAIEVYLISMTASVSDLLEVLVLAKEVGLYRVYPDGSVMSRLHVAPLLETIDDLKDGPEIIKNLLDIPLYRKHLEVRGDLQEIMLGYSDSSKDGGTLTANWELYKAQEEIHSIAASYGVKLKYFHGRGGSLGRGGGPLYSSLLSQPPVTLGDGVKITEQGEVLSSRYLLSDIAYRSLEQATTTMMTAIAGFTDIPEQKEMPNTKASSAMGKISDYALEKYQALIFKDEGFLTYFNQATPLNELGALNIGSRPMKRKGSNRFEDLRAIPWVFAWTQSRQLLPAWYAAGTGINKFIEETGDLELLQHMYQTWPFFQATVNNLQMALTKADLTTASEYTKMVEDPIIQARIFDQIKEEYNLTKSLVLKISKQDELMDHKPNIKESVRLRNPLVDPLNLIQVNLITKLREAEEDSDEMNELLTEVLLTINGIAAGLRNTG, encoded by the coding sequence ATGCAAACAAATACTGATCAGTTAGCTACCGTATCCTTGCATCGAGACGTTGAATATTTGAATAAAATCCTGGATAAAGTTTTATTCCACGAAGGTGGGGAGGAATTACTTGAAAAAGTCAATAAAATGCGCTCCCTCACTAAATCCTTACGTGATACAAAAGATTCTAGTGTTTACCTACAAATAAAACAGGAAGTTAGTCAACTTGAACATCCATTACGACAGAATGTTATACGTGCCTTCTCTACAAATCTGCATCTTTTTAATATTGCAGAGCAAAACTACCGCAGTAGACGCCGTAGAGAGTATCAGGCACAGGATGAGACAATCATCCAACCTGGTTCACTTGAGGAAGGTGTAAATACGTTATTTGAAAATGATGTTACACCAGAAAAAATTGGCGAACTGTTAGACAAGTTGTCACTAGAACTTGTTATTACTGCACATCCAACAGAAGCTACAAGACGAACAATGCTTAGAATTCACCAGCGTATTGCTGACTTATTAAAAGCTTCAGACTATTCAAGTACACGGTATTCTAAAAAAGTAATTGAAGAAACAATTGAAAATGAAATTACAATTCTGTGGCAATCATCTGAAATTCGCCAGAAAAAACCTTCTGTAATGAAAGAAGTTTCAAATGGTCTATATTTCTTTGATAAAGTTTTATTTGATGTGTTACCACAATTACATCAAGATCTAGAAGATTTATTGTATGAAAAATATAATAAACGCTGGCATGTCCCATCGTTTTTACGTTTCGGTTCTTGGATAGGCGGAGATCGTGATGGAAACCCTAACGTTAAAGCAGAAACTACATTTAAAACGTTGCAAACACATCGTGAACTTGTACTTAGTAAATACAAAGATTCATTAGACAAGTTAAAAGAACTACTTAGTCAGTCTGCTCGAAAAGTAACTATTACCGATGAATTATTCAAATCAATCGAAGAAGATCAAGAAGAATTAGACTATAATGGTTGGCATAAAGAAGACGAAGTATATCGGATTAAACTTGGTCTTATGCTAAAACGCTTGACTTATACGGAAGAAGATCATGAACTTGGCTATAAATCAGCTCAAGAATTAGTCGATGATCTATACTTAATGCAGGACAGTTTGAGCCAACATCATCCTACTCAAACACCTGTGAAACTATTACGCAAAGTAATTCGCCAAGTTGAAGTATTCGGTTTTCATCTTGCTACACTTGATGTTCGTAATCATAGTGGAGAACACGAAGCAACCCTTACAGAAATTTTACGTCAAGTAAATATCACTTCATCTTATAAAGATTTAGAAGAGAAAGAGAAAATGAACTTGCTTATTAAAGTACTAGAAGATCCACGTCCACTAATTTCTGTTTATGATGAATTCTCTGAAGGAACACAAGAGATGATCAATACATTCCGAACAATAAAAGACGCTAAAGATACTTTTGGTGAACGGGCAATTGAAGTTTACTTAATTAGTATGACAGCTTCTGTAAGTGACTTATTAGAAGTACTTGTTTTAGCAAAAGAAGTAGGTCTATATCGTGTGTATCCTGATGGATCAGTCATGAGTCGTTTACATGTCGCACCATTACTCGAAACAATTGATGACTTGAAGGATGGACCAGAGATCATTAAAAACTTATTGGATATTCCGCTTTATCGCAAACACTTAGAAGTTCGTGGTGACTTGCAAGAGATCATGCTTGGCTATTCCGATAGTAGTAAAGATGGCGGAACACTAACAGCTAACTGGGAGCTTTATAAAGCACAAGAAGAGATCCACTCTATCGCTGCTTCTTATGGTGTGAAGTTGAAGTATTTCCATGGACGTGGTGGTTCATTGGGTCGTGGCGGTGGTCCACTTTACTCTAGCCTATTATCACAACCACCAGTTACACTTGGAGACGGTGTGAAAATCACAGAACAAGGTGAAGTGCTTTCTTCACGTTATTTACTAAGTGATATTGCATATCGTAGTTTAGAGCAGGCAACAACTACTATGATGACCGCAATTGCAGGCTTTACTGATATACCAGAACAGAAGGAAATGCCAAATACCAAAGCATCAAGCGCAATGGGTAAAATTTCTGACTATGCGTTAGAAAAATATCAAGCGTTAATCTTTAAAGATGAAGGTTTCTTAACTTACTTTAACCAAGCGACCCCTTTAAATGAATTAGGTGCCTTGAATATTGGTTCAAGACCAATGAAACGTAAAGGTAGTAATCGATTCGAAGACTTGCGAGCTATTCCTTGGGTATTTGCTTGGACACAAAGCAGACAATTACTACCTGCCTGGTACGCTGCAGGAACAGGCATTAATAAATTCATAGAAGAAACTGGAGATCTTGAATTGCTCCAACACATGTATCAAACTTGGCCATTCTTCCAAGCAACCGTTAATAACTTACAAATGGCACTTACCAAAGCTGACCTAACTACAGCTAGTGAGTATACAAAAATGGTGGAAGATCCAATTATTCAAGCTAGAATTTTTGATCAAATTAAAGAAGAATATAATCTAACAAAATCCTTGGTATTAAAAATTTCAAAACAAGACGAGTTAATGGATCATAAACCAAACATAAAAGAATCTGTTAGGTTACGTAATCCTCTAGTTGATCCACTTAATTTGATACAAGTAAACTTAATCACGAAACTTCGTGAAGCTGAAGAAGATTCAGACGAAATGAATGAACTATTAACAGAAGTTTTACTTACAATTAATGGTATTGCAGCTGGTTTACGGAACACAGGTTGA
- a CDS encoding Spo0E family sporulation regulatory protein-aspartic acid phosphatase: MGDTKIKNEQLEQLRLQMYMRYSKTKDEKEIVEISQELDKLIYEFISTPSKKII; encoded by the coding sequence GTGGGGGACACAAAAATAAAAAACGAACAGCTAGAGCAATTAAGACTTCAAATGTACATGAGATATAGTAAAACTAAAGACGAAAAAGAAATTGTAGAAATTTCACAGGAACTCGATAAGCTAATATATGAATTTATTTCAACTCCAAGTAAAAAAATCATTTAG
- a CDS encoding PTS fructose transporter subunit IIABC, giving the protein MKITDLLKKDTIQVDLKADSKAGVIDELINTLDDAGKLANKETFKQEIVKREEHTTTGIGDGIAIPHAKTAAVKEPAIAFGRSKDGIDYDSLDGKPSQLFFMIAASEGANNEHLETLARLSSMLMDENFRKTLLEAETKDAIFNAINEKEQERLEEEESTSSTDSSQKKILAVTACPTGIAHTFMAADALKNKAKEMGIDIKVETRGSGGAKNVLTAAEIESADAIIVAADTKVDMNRFKGKPVVEVPVADGIRRPQELIDKALSGKVPNFKGTDEKASASDDNEESTKSNQNSFYTHLMNGVSHMLPFVVGGGILIAIAFMFGIEAHVQGNPDYNRFAEALNTIGGGNAFGLMIPVLAGFIAMSIADRPGLAPGMVGGFMASQGGSGFLGGLIAGFLAGYIILLLKKLLTKLPQSLEGIKSILLYPVFGIFFTGMIMFFVVDTPVTWFNEALGSWLQGMGTANAVILGLVLGGMMAVDMGGPVNKAAYTFGIAMIADGFFTPHAAIMAGGMVPPLGIALATFIFKNKFTKQERDTGGTNVIMGLSFITEGAIPFAAADPARVIPAAVAGSAVAGALSMAFNIGIQAPHGGIFVIGLVEGSALLYLLAIAVGTVVTAMLLGILKKNKV; this is encoded by the coding sequence ATGAAAATAACAGATTTACTCAAAAAAGACACGATTCAAGTAGATCTAAAAGCTGATTCAAAGGCTGGCGTAATTGATGAATTAATCAATACTTTAGATGATGCTGGAAAATTAGCAAACAAAGAAACATTTAAGCAAGAAATAGTTAAAAGAGAAGAACATACAACGACAGGAATAGGTGATGGGATTGCTATTCCCCATGCTAAAACTGCAGCAGTGAAAGAGCCTGCTATCGCTTTTGGACGTAGTAAAGACGGTATAGATTATGATTCTTTAGACGGAAAGCCAAGTCAGCTGTTCTTTATGATCGCTGCTTCAGAAGGTGCTAATAATGAGCACTTAGAAACATTAGCACGTCTTTCTAGTATGTTAATGGATGAAAATTTCCGTAAAACATTGTTAGAAGCAGAAACAAAAGATGCTATTTTCAATGCTATTAATGAAAAAGAACAAGAAAGATTAGAAGAGGAAGAATCAACCTCTTCTACAGATAGCTCTCAGAAGAAAATTCTAGCAGTTACAGCTTGTCCAACAGGAATTGCACATACATTTATGGCTGCAGATGCTTTAAAGAATAAAGCAAAAGAAATGGGCATTGATATCAAAGTCGAAACAAGAGGTTCTGGTGGCGCGAAAAATGTTTTAACTGCAGCAGAAATTGAATCTGCTGATGCTATTATTGTAGCTGCTGATACAAAAGTGGATATGAATCGCTTCAAAGGAAAGCCAGTTGTAGAAGTTCCTGTAGCAGACGGTATTCGTCGCCCACAAGAATTAATCGATAAAGCATTAAGTGGCAAAGTTCCCAATTTCAAAGGAACTGATGAAAAAGCTAGTGCTAGTGACGATAACGAAGAATCAACGAAGTCAAATCAAAATTCTTTCTACACACACTTAATGAATGGTGTTTCTCACATGTTACCGTTTGTTGTTGGTGGTGGAATTCTAATCGCAATTGCTTTCATGTTTGGAATTGAAGCACATGTACAAGGTAATCCTGATTATAACCGTTTCGCTGAAGCATTGAATACTATTGGTGGCGGAAATGCCTTTGGATTAATGATTCCAGTATTAGCTGGTTTTATTGCAATGAGTATTGCCGATAGGCCAGGACTCGCTCCAGGTATGGTCGGCGGTTTCATGGCATCACAAGGTGGATCAGGTTTTCTTGGTGGTTTGATTGCAGGTTTTCTTGCAGGTTACATTATTCTTTTATTGAAAAAGTTATTAACAAAATTACCACAGTCACTTGAAGGAATAAAATCAATACTACTTTATCCTGTATTTGGTATCTTTTTCACAGGTATGATTATGTTCTTTGTAGTTGATACACCAGTAACTTGGTTTAATGAAGCACTTGGTAGCTGGTTACAAGGAATGGGTACAGCCAATGCAGTAATTCTCGGCTTGGTATTAGGTGGTATGATGGCAGTTGATATGGGTGGTCCAGTTAATAAAGCTGCATACACATTTGGTATTGCAATGATCGCAGATGGTTTCTTTACACCGCATGCTGCAATCATGGCTGGAGGTATGGTACCACCACTTGGTATTGCTTTAGCAACATTTATCTTTAAAAACAAATTTACAAAACAAGAACGTGATACAGGTGGAACAAATGTTATTATGGGGCTTTCCTTTATTACAGAAGGGGCAATCCCATTCGCTGCGGCAGATCCCGCACGCGTAATTCCTGCTGCTGTTGCAGGTTCAGCTGTTGCAGGTGCATTATCAATGGCATTTAACATTGGAATTCAAGCTCCACATGGTGGTATTTTTGTTATCGGGTTAGTTGAAGGAAGTGCACTTCTTTACTTACTTGCAATCGCAGTAGGTACTGTTGTTACAGCAATGCTCTTAGGTATTCTGAAGAAAAATAAAGTTTAA
- a CDS encoding LCP family protein: MVDVKRTTKKKSKKKKWLLIMLSVILVIVLAIVGFVISVYMDAQQTVDSQIHQPVDTIDTDIAKEKIENQEQLNVLLLGTDQRGDDPGRSDALMVLSLNPADNSLQIVSIPRDTRTEIIGRGTEDKINHAYAFGGVDMTIDTVENFLDVELDYYVQINMEGLEGLVDAVGGITVQNEIDWVDTGYYKEGYHYAEGELNLNGAETMGFVRMRKQDPDGDFGRTKRQRKVIEGIINQGASIGSVTKIGDILDVLGDNVATNMDFSDMQDLFLNYSNTRQNVSNYMLQGQGTTIDGIYYLSVSDEEIAKVHDMIKKTN; encoded by the coding sequence ATGGTGGATGTTAAGCGTACAACCAAAAAAAAGTCGAAAAAGAAAAAATGGCTGTTAATCATGTTAAGTGTGATTTTAGTTATAGTACTAGCAATAGTTGGTTTTGTGATTTCCGTTTATATGGATGCACAGCAAACGGTAGATAGTCAAATTCACCAACCCGTAGATACAATTGATACGGATATTGCTAAAGAGAAGATCGAAAATCAAGAACAATTAAATGTCTTATTACTTGGAACGGATCAACGTGGAGATGACCCTGGTCGTTCGGATGCACTAATGGTCCTTTCCTTAAATCCTGCAGATAACAGTTTACAAATTGTTAGTATTCCGCGAGATACAAGAACAGAGATTATTGGCCGAGGTACAGAAGATAAGATTAATCATGCTTATGCCTTTGGTGGTGTAGATATGACAATTGATACTGTAGAGAATTTTCTTGATGTAGAATTGGATTACTATGTACAGATCAATATGGAAGGTTTAGAAGGTCTTGTTGATGCTGTTGGTGGAATTACTGTTCAAAATGAAATCGATTGGGTAGATACTGGCTATTACAAAGAGGGCTATCACTATGCTGAAGGTGAGCTAAACCTTAATGGTGCAGAAACAATGGGATTTGTGCGTATGCGTAAACAAGATCCAGATGGTGATTTTGGCCGAACGAAGCGTCAACGAAAAGTTATTGAAGGCATAATTAACCAAGGAGCAAGTATTGGATCTGTGACAAAGATTGGTGATATTCTTGATGTTCTTGGTGACAATGTAGCTACCAACATGGACTTTAGTGATATGCAAGATTTATTCTTGAATTATAGTAACACGAGACAAAACGTTAGTAATTATATGTTACAAGGTCAAGGTACTACAATAGATGGTATTTACTACTTAAGTGTGTCTGATGAAGAGATTGCAAAAGTACATGACATGATAAAGAAAACCAATTAA
- a CDS encoding phosphoglycerate dehydrogenase translates to MRKLKALLLLRDAFYEANPKFIKDVEKLGIEVKALYHTDNGIEKSELLSYVKDVDIIIVTVVKIDREVIDQATNLQYIMKYGAGYDNIDVAYAREKGIPVTNAPGQNAPSAADLAFGLMLAAAREIPVKDTQIKAKHWELSVGFEVQKKTLGVIGFGAIGKTLAKRASGFDMDVVAFGNHKDEEAAKSLNVTFVELKELLAVSDFVVICTTVNDHNREMINKETLGLMKPTGFLINVSRGGLVKEIDLIDALKTSQIKGAALDVFAEEPPTNGLPYLPNLIATPHIGGATFEAIERTGNVTIENLQRFLAGEQLEYLISN, encoded by the coding sequence ATGAGAAAGCTGAAAGCACTATTATTATTACGTGATGCGTTTTACGAAGCGAATCCGAAATTCATTAAAGATGTTGAAAAATTAGGAATTGAAGTAAAAGCCTTATATCATACCGATAATGGAATTGAAAAAAGTGAATTACTCTCGTATGTGAAAGATGTGGATATAATTATTGTGACAGTCGTAAAAATTGATCGAGAAGTGATTGATCAGGCTACTAATCTACAATACATTATGAAATATGGTGCGGGGTACGATAACATTGACGTTGCATACGCAAGAGAAAAGGGTATTCCCGTAACGAATGCTCCTGGTCAGAATGCACCTTCAGCAGCAGATTTAGCTTTTGGGTTAATGTTAGCTGCTGCTAGAGAGATTCCAGTAAAGGATACACAGATTAAAGCGAAGCATTGGGAACTATCTGTAGGATTTGAAGTACAGAAAAAAACATTAGGAGTGATTGGTTTTGGAGCGATTGGCAAAACTTTAGCGAAACGCGCAAGTGGGTTTGATATGGATGTTGTTGCATTTGGCAATCATAAAGACGAAGAGGCAGCTAAGTCGTTAAATGTAACATTTGTTGAATTAAAGGAATTATTAGCTGTATCTGATTTTGTAGTCATCTGTACGACGGTAAATGATCACAACCGAGAGATGATTAATAAAGAAACGTTAGGTTTAATGAAACCTACTGGCTTTTTAATTAACGTTTCACGCGGTGGTTTAGTGAAAGAAATCGATTTAATAGATGCTTTAAAAACTAGCCAAATAAAAGGTGCAGCACTCGATGTTTTTGCTGAAGAGCCGCCTACTAATGGCTTACCTTATTTACCGAATTTAATCGCAACACCTCACATTGGAGGCGCAACATTTGAAGCAATTGAGCGAACAGGGAATGTAACAATAGAAAACTTACAGCGCTTTTTAGCTGGAGAACAGCTTGAATATTTGATTAGTAATTGA
- a CDS encoding phospho-sugar mutase — protein sequence MDWKVNFQKWNQYEQLDTELKQQLADISTDDKLSEDSFYKELEFGTGGMRGELGPGTNRMNIYTIRKACEGLARYIEENGEKAKTRGVVIAYDCRYKSSLFAMEAAKTLGEHGIQTYVFDSLRATPELSFAVRYLHAYSGIVITASHNPPEYNGFKVYGNDGGQIPPEAAEVIISKVNAVENELEVKVADEAGLKDTGLLQMIGEKVDQAYQKQLESIIVNRENVKKVANDFKIIYTPLHGTGNIPVRDGLKRMGFKNIEIVKDQELPDPNFSTVKSPNPEEHAAFELAIEQGKKNGADILLATDPDADRVGVAVKDESGNYQVLSGNQVGALLLNYLITEKKRQGKLSSNATVLKTIVTSEIGRDIATKHGLETIDTLTGFKFIGEKIKEFEASSEKSFLFGYEESYGYLIGDFVRDKDAVQSCMLIAEVAAYYKAQGKTLYQGLLAIFEEYGYYYESLQSLTLKGKDGAEQIQGLLSEFRNNPPATIANQKVVTIEDYQASVRKLVASNQTETIELPKSNVLKYKLADGSWFCLRPSGTEPKIKFYFAVTGDTLETTKEKLQLVESEVMARVHALTK from the coding sequence ATGGATTGGAAAGTAAATTTTCAAAAGTGGAATCAATATGAGCAGTTAGATACAGAATTAAAGCAACAGCTAGCTGATATTTCAACAGACGATAAATTATCGGAAGATAGCTTTTACAAGGAATTGGAATTTGGTACGGGTGGTATGCGCGGTGAATTGGGGCCAGGAACGAACCGAATGAACATATATACAATAAGAAAAGCCTGTGAGGGTTTAGCTCGTTACATAGAAGAAAACGGTGAAAAAGCGAAAACACGTGGCGTAGTCATAGCTTATGATTGTCGTTACAAATCATCGTTATTTGCAATGGAAGCTGCAAAAACATTAGGTGAACACGGTATCCAGACATACGTATTTGATAGTTTACGTGCAACACCTGAATTATCATTTGCTGTTCGTTATCTCCATGCCTATAGTGGTATAGTCATTACGGCAAGCCATAATCCACCTGAATATAATGGTTTCAAAGTTTATGGCAATGACGGTGGTCAAATTCCACCAGAAGCAGCAGAAGTCATTATTTCCAAAGTAAATGCAGTAGAAAATGAATTAGAAGTGAAAGTTGCAGATGAGGCCGGATTAAAAGATACGGGTCTATTACAAATGATTGGTGAAAAGGTCGATCAAGCTTACCAAAAACAATTAGAATCGATTATAGTAAATCGAGAGAATGTCAAAAAGGTAGCAAATGATTTTAAGATTATTTACACACCGTTACATGGAACAGGAAACATTCCTGTACGTGACGGGTTAAAGCGTATGGGCTTTAAAAACATTGAGATAGTAAAAGACCAAGAACTTCCTGATCCGAATTTTTCAACAGTTAAATCGCCAAATCCTGAAGAACATGCAGCATTTGAATTAGCAATTGAACAAGGTAAGAAAAACGGTGCAGATATTCTATTAGCGACAGATCCTGATGCGGATCGTGTAGGAGTTGCGGTTAAAGACGAATCAGGGAACTACCAGGTTTTGTCTGGAAATCAGGTTGGTGCACTTCTTTTAAATTATTTAATTACTGAGAAGAAACGTCAAGGTAAATTGTCATCAAATGCTACAGTATTAAAAACAATTGTAACTTCAGAAATAGGCCGAGATATTGCAACGAAACACGGTTTAGAAACGATTGATACTTTGACAGGCTTCAAATTTATTGGTGAAAAAATAAAAGAATTTGAAGCAAGTAGCGAGAAAAGCTTCTTGTTTGGTTACGAAGAAAGTTATGGTTATTTAATTGGTGATTTTGTTCGTGATAAAGATGCGGTACAAAGTTGTATGCTAATCGCAGAGGTTGCAGCATATTATAAAGCGCAAGGTAAAACTTTGTATCAAGGTCTGTTAGCTATTTTTGAGGAATATGGTTATTACTATGAATCATTACAATCTCTAACATTAAAAGGAAAAGACGGTGCAGAGCAAATTCAAGGTTTATTATCTGAATTCAGAAATAACCCACCAGCTACAATAGCTAACCAGAAAGTTGTAACGATTGAAGATTATCAAGCGAGTGTGCGCAAACTAGTTGCGTCTAATCAAACAGAAACAATTGAATTACCAAAATCAAATGTATTAAAATACAAATTAGCAGATGGATCATGGTTCTGTTTACGTCCTTCTGGTACAGAGCCGAAAATAAAATTTTATTTCGCAGTAACAGGAGATACACTAGAAACAACTAAAGAAAAACTACAATTAGTTGAATCAGAAGTAATGGCCCGTGTACATGCATTAACTAAATAA
- the galE gene encoding UDP-glucose 4-epimerase GalE, with protein sequence MRLLITGGAGYIGSHTAMYLKDQGEEVVILDSLQKGHRDAIADTPFYEGELKDERLLDEIFQTHDIDAVIHFAADSLVGESVKDPLQYYENNVIGTHALLKKMVEYDIKRFVFSSTAATYGEPDSVPITEADSTIPTNPYGETKLAIEKMLKWSDQAYGLKSVCLRYFNAAGADPNGRIGEDHDPETHLIPIVLQVALGQRDQVSIFGDDYSTEDGTCVRDYIHVIDLAQAHYQAVKKMIEKNESAIYNLGNGHGFSVKQVIETCRKVTEHEIPTTVVPRRTGDPATLIASSTKAKEELNWNPQYGDLETMICHAWDWHRTHPDGYKK encoded by the coding sequence ATGCGTTTATTAATTACAGGCGGTGCTGGTTATATAGGCAGTCATACAGCGATGTATTTGAAAGACCAAGGAGAAGAAGTAGTTATATTAGATAGTCTTCAAAAAGGACATCGTGATGCGATAGCTGATACGCCTTTTTATGAAGGAGAATTGAAAGATGAACGATTACTTGATGAGATATTCCAAACACATGATATCGACGCAGTAATTCATTTTGCAGCAGATTCTCTCGTAGGTGAGAGTGTCAAAGACCCACTTCAATATTATGAAAACAATGTAATAGGCACGCATGCTCTTCTTAAGAAAATGGTTGAATATGATATCAAGCGGTTTGTGTTTTCTTCTACAGCTGCTACATACGGGGAGCCAGATTCCGTACCAATAACAGAGGCTGATTCTACAATACCGACAAATCCTTACGGTGAGACAAAACTTGCTATTGAAAAAATGCTAAAATGGAGCGATCAAGCTTATGGCTTAAAATCAGTTTGTTTACGCTATTTTAATGCGGCGGGTGCAGATCCAAATGGACGTATTGGAGAAGATCATGATCCTGAGACACATTTAATTCCTATTGTACTTCAAGTGGCTTTGGGACAACGAGATCAGGTTTCTATTTTTGGAGATGACTATTCTACCGAAGATGGTACATGTGTCCGTGATTACATTCATGTTATTGACTTAGCACAAGCACACTATCAAGCTGTGAAAAAAATGATCGAAAAAAATGAGAGTGCGATATATAATCTAGGAAATGGCCATGGTTTTTCTGTGAAACAAGTTATCGAAACATGCAGAAAAGTTACGGAGCATGAGATTCCTACTACGGTTGTGCCGAGACGTACAGGTGACCCAGCAACACTTATTGCCTCTTCTACTAAGGCAAAAGAAGAGTTGAATTGGAATCCACAGTACGGTGACTTGGAAACAATGATCTGTCATGCATGGGATTGGCATCGGACTCATCCAGATGGATATAAAAAATAA